A genome region from Chengkuizengella sp. SCS-71B includes the following:
- the grpE gene encoding nucleotide exchange factor GrpE, translated as MSQTDQTKMNEEEQTLNDQENEGLENMADENLSDEEEQNVEEQILMDKKDIDELKKNADESQQKLLRTQADFDNFRRRTRMEKEEALKYASKGLIEQLLPVIDNFERAISSSAETKDFDSLMKGIEMVFDQMKQTFDSEDLKPIQSVGQPFNPEYHQAIMQVESEEHEEGIVVEEVQKGYILKDKVLRPAMVKVSS; from the coding sequence ATGAGTCAAACAGACCAAACAAAAATGAATGAAGAAGAACAAACACTTAACGATCAAGAGAATGAAGGTTTAGAAAATATGGCTGATGAAAATCTAAGTGACGAAGAAGAACAAAACGTAGAAGAACAAATACTTATGGATAAAAAAGATATTGATGAGCTGAAAAAAAATGCTGATGAAAGTCAGCAGAAATTACTTAGAACTCAAGCAGATTTTGATAATTTTCGTCGCAGAACTAGAATGGAAAAAGAAGAAGCTCTAAAATACGCTTCAAAAGGACTCATAGAGCAGCTGCTTCCTGTAATAGATAATTTTGAAAGAGCCATTTCATCAAGTGCTGAAACGAAAGATTTCGATTCATTGATGAAAGGAATTGAAATGGTTTTTGATCAAATGAAACAAACATTTGATAGTGAAGATTTAAAACCTATACAATCCGTAGGCCAACCATTTAATCCAGAATATCATCAAGCTATCATGCAGGTAGAATCTGAAGAACATGAGGAAGGTATCGTAGTGGAAGAAGTTCAGAAAGGTTACATCCTAAAAGATAAAGTACTCAGACCTGCGATGGTTAAAGTAAGCAGTTAA